One Paenarthrobacter aurescens TC1 DNA window includes the following coding sequences:
- a CDS encoding hypothetical protein (identified by Glimmer2; putative), which produces MRERRKVAAVIRQRASKRRRSERAEDDHRHRANHTLRTNHRFRANHTSPPPTIQPHHPTPAGVSTLKRKKGRQP; this is translated from the coding sequence GTGAGAGAGCGTCGGAAGGTGGCGGCGGTTATCCGGCAGCGCGCGTCCAAGCGACGAAGGAGCGAGCGCGCAGAGGATGACCACCGCCACCGCGCCAACCACACCCTCCGCACCAACCACCGCTTCCGCGCCAACCACACCAGCCCACCCCCCACCATTCAGCCACACCACCCAACGCCGGCAGGAGTAAGCACGCTTAAACGCAAAAAGGGTCGGCAACCATAA
- a CDS encoding putative DNA methylation and regulatory protein (ADA) (identified by match to protein family HMM PF00165; match to protein family HMM PF00730; match to protein family HMM PF02805; match to protein family HMM PF06029): MDFWQRYRAIDARDTRFDGQFFTAVSSTGIYCRPSCPARTPKAENVTFYETSAAAHEAGYRACKRCLPEAVPGTPAWNIRSDIAGRAMRLINDGVITREGVDGLANRLGYSARQLNRILSNELGAGPLSLARASRAQTARTLLVSTDMLLADVAFASGFNSVRQFNDTIGEVFAMTPTAVRATAAKSSTRKGSGAATPAPAALTLNLPYREPFDPGIVDFLAVRAVPGIERATTDSDGSRTYARTLRLPRGSASFSVAYSPSTPGKPLQLTATAVDLHDLPALLSRVRRLFDLDADPQAVDGALAADPRLTASVAALPGMRVPGAVEPQELLIRAMIGQQITVAAARTALSQLSAAGSAVDGAAPDLDRLFPTAAELAEHGRALLRGPQRRIDSIVAAAEAMASGELDFGYGDDPASLGRKLLPMPGVGPWTVGYVVMRVLGAPDVFLANDAAVRNGVKALPVGLGLSADFREVSPWRSYATMHLWRAAAVKTKPAGSERATSSNPREVRERPPQTRGT, translated from the coding sequence ATGGACTTCTGGCAGCGCTACAGGGCGATCGACGCCCGCGACACCCGCTTTGACGGTCAGTTCTTCACTGCCGTCAGCTCCACCGGCATCTACTGCCGGCCGTCGTGCCCTGCCCGAACGCCCAAGGCTGAGAACGTCACCTTCTACGAAACCTCCGCAGCGGCTCATGAGGCCGGGTATCGCGCCTGCAAGCGATGCCTGCCCGAGGCTGTCCCTGGAACGCCTGCATGGAACATCCGTTCCGACATTGCCGGACGCGCGATGAGATTGATCAACGACGGCGTCATCACGCGCGAGGGCGTCGACGGCCTCGCGAACCGGCTGGGGTACTCCGCTCGACAGCTTAATCGCATCCTCAGCAACGAACTCGGCGCCGGCCCCCTCTCACTGGCACGGGCCAGCAGGGCGCAGACCGCCAGGACGTTGCTGGTTTCCACCGACATGCTCCTCGCCGACGTTGCGTTCGCGTCAGGGTTCAACAGCGTGCGGCAATTCAACGACACCATCGGCGAGGTTTTCGCGATGACCCCGACGGCGGTCCGTGCCACCGCGGCGAAGTCCAGCACCCGCAAAGGTTCCGGGGCAGCGACGCCAGCCCCGGCGGCGCTGACGCTGAACCTTCCTTACAGGGAACCCTTCGATCCGGGCATTGTCGACTTCCTGGCAGTTCGCGCGGTGCCGGGCATCGAAAGAGCAACGACTGACAGTGACGGGAGCCGGACCTATGCCCGCACGCTCCGGCTCCCCCGAGGCAGCGCATCCTTTTCGGTTGCCTACAGCCCCTCAACACCCGGCAAACCGTTGCAACTCACAGCCACGGCCGTGGACCTGCACGACCTCCCGGCACTGTTGAGCCGGGTCCGCAGGCTGTTCGACCTGGACGCCGATCCGCAAGCGGTCGATGGCGCCCTGGCAGCGGATCCGAGGCTTACGGCCAGCGTGGCCGCACTCCCGGGGATGCGCGTGCCGGGGGCTGTGGAGCCCCAGGAACTGCTTATTCGGGCAATGATCGGACAACAGATCACCGTCGCTGCTGCCCGAACTGCCCTTAGCCAGTTGTCTGCGGCCGGATCCGCCGTCGATGGCGCTGCGCCAGACCTTGATCGACTATTTCCTACAGCAGCAGAACTCGCCGAACACGGGCGTGCCTTACTCCGAGGACCACAGCGCCGCATCGACTCCATCGTGGCCGCCGCCGAGGCCATGGCCAGCGGGGAACTGGACTTCGGCTACGGCGACGACCCCGCCAGCCTCGGCCGGAAGCTTCTCCCAATGCCTGGCGTGGGACCGTGGACGGTGGGCTATGTCGTCATGAGGGTACTGGGCGCCCCGGATGTGTTCCTGGCCAATGACGCGGCAGTAAGGAACGGCGTGAAGGCGCTGCCCGTGGGGTTGGGACTCAGCGCAGACTTCAGGGAGGTCAGCCCGTGGCGTTCGTACGCCACCATGCACTTGTGGCGGGCAGCAGCGGTGAAGACCAAGCCCGCGGGAAGTGAGAGAGCGACCAGCTCAAACCCGCGGGAAGTGAGAGAGCGACCGCCCCAAACCCGAGGGACGTGA
- a CDS encoding conserved hypothetical protein (identified by match to protein family HMM TIGR03083), producing the protein MTQITPEALPAELHKAADTVTRLVSKMDESSVAEPSELPGWTRGHVLAHLAGISNAMARQLEYARRGETVELYDGGRDGRTKAIELAAGHSLARHTESVTAALGSAIAAFDALGPDDWQARIAYRDGTVLDGGLALWRELTIHASDLRLGYGPETWSRPFCEHLITFLAARVPETYKLVLQPTGLPQLSIGTGGTSIAITGMLTDIAAWLAGREPSLGSLRATAAADGVELPELLPWPAAQPAAR; encoded by the coding sequence ATGACTCAGATCACCCCTGAGGCGTTGCCCGCAGAGCTTCACAAAGCCGCCGACACCGTCACCCGCCTCGTATCCAAGATGGACGAATCCTCCGTCGCGGAACCGTCAGAACTTCCAGGCTGGACCCGTGGCCACGTCCTGGCGCATCTTGCCGGAATTTCCAACGCCATGGCCCGGCAACTGGAGTACGCGCGCCGCGGCGAAACCGTGGAGCTGTACGACGGCGGCAGGGACGGCCGTACGAAGGCCATCGAACTGGCGGCAGGGCACAGCCTCGCCCGGCACACGGAATCGGTCACCGCCGCGCTGGGGTCCGCCATTGCCGCGTTCGACGCCTTGGGTCCGGACGATTGGCAAGCACGGATCGCCTACAGAGACGGAACAGTGCTCGACGGCGGTCTGGCGCTGTGGCGCGAACTCACCATCCACGCATCGGACCTGCGTTTGGGTTACGGGCCGGAGACTTGGAGCCGACCCTTCTGCGAGCACCTCATCACTTTCCTGGCCGCACGTGTGCCCGAGACCTACAAACTGGTCCTGCAACCCACAGGGCTGCCACAACTGAGCATCGGCACCGGAGGCACATCCATAGCAATTACCGGCATGCTGACGGACATCGCGGCCTGGCTGGCCGGCCGCGAACCGAGCCTTGGGAGCCTGCGGGCAACTGCAGCCGCTGACGGAGTGGAGCTCCCCGAATTGCTGCCGTGGCCCGCGGCCCAGCCCGCCGCCCGCTAA
- the tyrS gene encoding tyrosyl-tRNA synthetase (identified by match to protein family HMM PF00579; match to protein family HMM PF01479; match to protein family HMM TIGR00234): protein MSHVNNLESQHNDPAFANVWQELKWRGLVHVSTDETELEKLLAGDPITYYCGFDPTAPSLHLGNLVQLLVMRRLQLAGHKPLGLVGGSTGLIGDPRPTAERTLNTKDTVAEWVGYLQGQVRRFLSFEGENPARMVNNLDWTAPLSAIDFLREIGKHFRVGTMLRKDAVASRLSSDEGISYTEFSYQILQGMDYLQLFRDYGCALQTGGSDQWGNLTSGTELIRKVEGKSVHALGTPLITNSDGTKFGKSEGNAIWLDPDMCSPYTFYQFWLNTADADVVDRLKVFTFLSRAEIEALGQAVEERPFAREGQKKLAFEVTSLVHGVDATEKVIAASAALFGNGDLAVLDERTLEAATAELPSATIGADGLGIIDLLVASGLSDSKSAARRTVGEGGAYVNNTKVSDPDAVIAREELLHGRYLLLRRGKKNLATIEVSA from the coding sequence GTGTCACACGTAAACAACCTCGAGTCCCAGCACAACGATCCCGCCTTTGCCAACGTCTGGCAGGAGCTCAAATGGCGCGGCCTTGTCCACGTTTCCACTGATGAAACGGAACTGGAAAAGCTGCTCGCCGGGGACCCGATCACGTATTACTGTGGCTTCGATCCCACCGCGCCGTCGCTGCACCTGGGCAACCTTGTGCAGTTGCTGGTGATGCGCCGCCTGCAGCTGGCCGGCCACAAGCCGCTCGGTTTGGTGGGCGGTTCCACCGGCTTGATCGGTGACCCCCGCCCGACGGCGGAACGTACTTTGAACACCAAGGACACCGTCGCGGAGTGGGTCGGCTACCTTCAGGGCCAGGTGCGCCGTTTCCTCAGCTTCGAGGGCGAAAACCCTGCCCGCATGGTCAACAACCTGGACTGGACGGCGCCTTTGAGTGCCATCGACTTCCTTCGCGAGATCGGCAAGCACTTCCGTGTTGGCACCATGCTGCGCAAGGATGCCGTAGCGTCGCGCCTCAGCTCGGACGAAGGTATCAGCTACACCGAGTTCAGCTACCAGATCCTGCAGGGAATGGACTACCTCCAGCTTTTCCGCGACTACGGCTGCGCGTTGCAGACGGGCGGCTCGGACCAGTGGGGCAACCTCACCAGCGGAACCGAACTCATCCGTAAGGTAGAAGGCAAGAGTGTCCACGCCCTCGGCACGCCGCTCATCACCAACTCCGACGGCACCAAGTTCGGCAAGAGCGAAGGCAACGCCATTTGGCTGGACCCGGACATGTGCAGCCCGTACACCTTCTACCAGTTCTGGCTGAACACCGCCGATGCTGATGTGGTTGACCGGCTTAAGGTATTCACATTCCTGAGCCGTGCCGAGATCGAGGCACTTGGCCAGGCTGTGGAGGAGCGCCCGTTTGCCCGCGAAGGCCAGAAGAAGCTCGCCTTCGAAGTGACCTCCCTGGTGCATGGCGTAGACGCGACCGAGAAAGTCATCGCTGCTTCGGCTGCGCTGTTCGGCAACGGGGACCTCGCCGTACTGGATGAGCGGACCCTTGAAGCTGCCACGGCGGAACTTCCCTCCGCGACGATTGGGGCCGACGGCCTCGGCATCATCGACCTCCTGGTTGCTTCGGGTCTGTCGGACAGCAAGTCGGCCGCCCGCCGGACCGTCGGCGAGGGCGGCGCCTACGTGAACAACACCAAGGTGTCCGATCCCGACGCTGTCATTGCCCGCGAGGAACTGCTGCATGGCCGGTACTTGCTCCTCCGCCGGGGCAAGAAGAACCTGGCAACCATCGAGGTCTCGGCCTAA
- a CDS encoding putative 3-methyladenine DNA glycosylase (identified by match to protein family HMM PF02245; match to protein family HMM TIGR00567), producing the protein MRKFLEGDPRVIAPLILGAVLTHHSEAGPVSVRLTEVEAYLGPRDSEHPDPGSHTFGGPTARNAPMFGPPGFLYVYFTYGMHYCANIVCGPDGAASALLLRAGEIVEGEGLAALRRPASKAHKDLASGPARLASALGLTTADTGRDALAEPFSLWLPRTPAPAVASGPRVGVAGPGGSTEYPWRFWIEDDPTVSRYKAARPRNRSATN; encoded by the coding sequence GTGCGCAAGTTCCTTGAGGGCGATCCCCGTGTCATCGCTCCGCTGATACTCGGTGCGGTACTGACCCACCACTCGGAAGCCGGTCCGGTCTCCGTCAGGCTCACCGAAGTTGAGGCCTACCTTGGGCCTCGCGACTCCGAGCACCCCGACCCCGGCTCCCACACCTTCGGCGGTCCTACCGCCCGGAATGCGCCCATGTTCGGGCCGCCCGGGTTCCTGTACGTCTACTTCACCTACGGCATGCACTACTGCGCCAACATTGTCTGCGGTCCCGATGGCGCTGCGTCAGCACTGCTCCTGCGTGCCGGTGAAATCGTCGAGGGGGAGGGTCTCGCCGCCCTTCGCCGGCCTGCATCCAAAGCGCACAAGGACCTGGCCAGCGGACCCGCCAGGCTCGCCTCCGCGCTGGGACTTACGACGGCGGACACTGGCCGTGACGCGCTCGCGGAACCGTTCAGTTTGTGGTTGCCCAGGACGCCGGCGCCTGCCGTTGCCAGCGGACCACGGGTGGGCGTAGCGGGTCCGGGCGGAAGCACTGAATACCCGTGGCGCTTCTGGATCGAGGACGATCCTACGGTGTCCCGGTACAAGGCAGCACGGCCGCGGAACCGGAGCGCCACCAACTGA
- a CDS encoding putative DNA or RNA helicase, Superfamily I, giving the protein MHDADLVHEQEYVAGLYARLDELRAEKRAQLAQVRKAGAVGTMQNVSERDAFAALYEDRLAQLDAVDDRLVFGRLDLDSGEAQYIGRIGLSTADLQRLMVDWRAPEAGHFYQATAFDRQGVRRRRHLILQGRDVKAIEDDVLDAGMLADNDSLQGEGALLAALNSKRTGRMSDIVGTIQSEQDRIIRSSISGALVVQGGPGTGKTAVALHRAAYLLYTHRERLKSAGVLLVGPSSSFMHYIERVLPSLGETGVVMASLGRLMPGIHAIPEENADVAALKGKLDMATVVANAVANRQRTPAEDRILEVDSRKLTLTVRQVRRAREKARATGKPHNEARLTFVKILLRELTEQLTDLVEEGNIGNNADRAYLAEDVRSARDVRIALNLCWMPMTPEKLISELFSKPAILEACTPHLTPAQRSLLQRPVDAPWTEADVPLLDEAAELLGELDPAAGRGLAQQEADRARDLANAKQTLANMEAMGVDVLVTAEELAEQNQEREGRLTAAERATSDRSWAFGHIVVDEAQELSPMQWRLLVRRCPLKSFTIVGDIAQTSAAAGANSWQSALAPSFGDRWTLEELTVNYRTPSQIAEAAVRMANRAGLVVSAPKAVREGKWSPIVDHVEADGIVKRLVEVLPEEVEAIDGGLLAVIADGPLLPQATAALREVYGRRIGSGAGSYQQDIVVISPKEAKGLEFDGVVVLEPAAMLNHEHGKVGDLYVAMTRATQRLRLIAAAPVPAGIER; this is encoded by the coding sequence ATGCACGACGCTGATTTGGTCCATGAGCAGGAATATGTTGCCGGGCTGTATGCCCGGCTCGATGAGCTGCGCGCCGAAAAGCGCGCCCAGCTGGCGCAGGTGCGCAAGGCCGGTGCGGTGGGAACCATGCAGAACGTCTCAGAACGTGACGCGTTCGCGGCACTGTACGAAGACCGCCTGGCCCAGCTCGACGCCGTCGACGACCGCCTGGTCTTTGGCCGCCTGGACCTTGATTCCGGTGAGGCGCAGTACATTGGCCGCATCGGGCTGTCCACGGCCGATCTCCAGCGGCTGATGGTCGACTGGCGTGCTCCGGAAGCCGGCCACTTCTACCAAGCCACCGCGTTCGACCGTCAAGGCGTGCGCCGCCGCCGTCACCTGATCCTTCAGGGGCGCGACGTGAAAGCCATAGAAGACGATGTCCTGGATGCCGGGATGCTTGCGGACAACGACTCGCTCCAGGGCGAGGGCGCGCTGCTCGCTGCGCTGAATTCCAAGCGCACGGGCCGCATGTCGGACATCGTGGGCACCATCCAGTCCGAGCAGGACCGGATCATCCGTTCATCCATTTCCGGCGCGCTGGTAGTCCAGGGCGGCCCCGGAACGGGCAAGACCGCCGTAGCCCTGCACCGTGCCGCCTACCTGTTGTACACGCACCGCGAGCGGCTCAAGAGCGCCGGTGTGCTGCTTGTCGGGCCGTCGTCGTCCTTCATGCACTACATCGAACGAGTGCTTCCGTCGCTCGGCGAGACCGGTGTGGTCATGGCCAGCCTCGGACGCCTCATGCCCGGCATTCACGCCATTCCCGAGGAAAATGCGGACGTCGCCGCCCTCAAGGGCAAGCTGGACATGGCCACCGTGGTGGCAAATGCCGTGGCAAACCGGCAACGGACGCCTGCTGAGGACCGTATCCTCGAAGTTGACTCGCGGAAGCTGACGCTGACGGTTCGTCAGGTCCGCCGTGCCCGGGAAAAAGCCCGCGCAACAGGCAAGCCGCATAACGAAGCGCGGCTCACGTTCGTCAAGATCCTCCTACGCGAGCTCACGGAGCAGCTGACGGACCTCGTAGAAGAGGGCAACATCGGCAACAACGCCGATCGCGCCTACTTGGCCGAAGACGTACGGTCGGCCCGCGACGTGCGCATCGCGCTCAACCTTTGCTGGATGCCGATGACGCCTGAGAAACTCATTTCCGAGCTCTTCAGCAAGCCTGCCATCCTCGAAGCCTGCACGCCGCACCTGACACCCGCACAGCGTTCGCTGCTGCAGCGTCCGGTGGATGCGCCGTGGACGGAAGCAGATGTTCCGCTGCTGGATGAGGCTGCAGAATTGCTCGGTGAGCTGGACCCGGCCGCCGGCAGGGGACTGGCCCAACAGGAAGCCGACCGCGCACGCGACCTCGCCAACGCCAAGCAGACCCTCGCCAACATGGAAGCGATGGGCGTGGACGTCCTGGTGACCGCTGAAGAGCTCGCCGAACAGAACCAGGAACGCGAAGGACGGCTGACCGCTGCCGAACGCGCCACGAGCGACCGGTCATGGGCCTTCGGCCACATCGTGGTTGACGAGGCCCAGGAACTCTCGCCCATGCAGTGGCGGCTTCTGGTACGGCGTTGCCCGCTCAAGTCCTTCACGATCGTGGGCGACATCGCCCAAACGAGTGCAGCAGCCGGTGCCAATTCGTGGCAAAGCGCACTGGCGCCGTCGTTCGGTGACCGCTGGACACTGGAAGAACTTACCGTCAACTACCGCACGCCGTCGCAGATCGCAGAAGCTGCTGTCCGCATGGCCAACCGCGCAGGTTTGGTTGTTTCGGCTCCGAAGGCCGTACGCGAAGGCAAGTGGTCACCCATTGTGGACCACGTGGAGGCGGACGGCATCGTGAAGCGCTTGGTTGAAGTCCTGCCGGAAGAAGTCGAAGCGATCGACGGCGGCCTTCTGGCTGTCATTGCCGACGGTCCCTTGCTGCCTCAGGCCACAGCCGCGTTGCGGGAAGTCTACGGGCGTCGCATCGGATCCGGGGCGGGCAGCTACCAGCAGGACATCGTGGTGATCAGCCCCAAGGAAGCCAAAGGACTGGAATTCGACGGTGTGGTGGTGCTGGAACCGGCTGCCATGTTGAATCACGAGCACGGCAAGGTGGGTGACCTCTACGTTGCCATGACCCGGGCCACCCAGCGTCTGCGCCTCATCGCAGCCGCACCGGTACCCGCCGGTATCGAACGGTAG